One Schlesneria paludicola DSM 18645 DNA segment encodes these proteins:
- a CDS encoding RNA polymerase sigma factor, with protein sequence MSMADDDASLLAGVRRGEAAAWERLIARYEGRLLAFARSRLSDMAAAEDVVQEAFLGFLISLPNYQDSTPLESFLFSITAHKLTDALRKVGRWPLLSRVAAFEAGSIDEPASRERKVSSMARSRERRVGEQRVLADCLKDLIQSWFSRGEFQRLECVELLFVLGWSNNDVAAKLGISEQTVANHKSFVVGKLKSAATAAKLRNVDWNSLRVE encoded by the coding sequence ATGTCGATGGCCGACGATGACGCTTCGCTATTGGCTGGCGTTCGCCGCGGTGAGGCGGCCGCGTGGGAGCGATTGATTGCCCGGTATGAAGGGCGTTTGCTCGCGTTTGCTCGCAGTCGACTCTCGGATATGGCGGCCGCGGAAGATGTCGTTCAAGAGGCGTTTCTCGGGTTTTTGATTTCGCTGCCGAACTATCAGGATTCGACGCCGCTTGAGTCATTCCTCTTTTCGATCACGGCCCACAAGTTGACGGATGCGTTGCGTAAAGTCGGTCGCTGGCCGCTGTTATCGCGTGTGGCCGCGTTTGAGGCGGGATCGATCGACGAACCCGCCAGCCGTGAGCGAAAAGTGTCGAGCATGGCGCGCAGCCGCGAACGGCGGGTGGGTGAACAACGCGTGCTGGCGGATTGCCTGAAAGACTTGATCCAGTCCTGGTTCAGCCGAGGCGAGTTTCAGCGACTGGAGTGTGTTGAACTGCTGTTCGTGTTGGGTTGGTCCAACAATGACGTGGCGGCGAAACTGGGAATCAGCGAACAAACCGTCGCCAATCACAAAAGCTTCGTCGTCGGAAAACTGAAATCCGCGGCCACGGCCGCAAAGCTGCGGAATGTCGATTGGAACTCATTGCGAGTCGAATGA
- the lysS gene encoding lysine--tRNA ligase has protein sequence MSETPDRLEAARLEKLAKIEALGLDPWGQRFDGHIPIAKARDLCPTENGVDGDTVRIAGRIMKWPKTGKLNFLHVQDYSGRIQLMLSQKDSTPETWALLECLDLGDLIGVEGRVRVTNTGEKTVFVTELVILCKSLAQPPEKFHGLQDKEQLLRQRYVDLIYTEGVLDRMFKRLRIIDSIRSTLRGESFYEVETPVLHAIAGGAAARPFVTHHNALDIPLFLRIALELHLKRLMVGGIERVYEIGRVFRNEGVDSTHNPEFTMIELYQAYGDYNAMMDLAEKLISQAAIAANGTAVVPWGDKTIDFTPPFQRAKYGDLFREHAGCEMHDTAAVAEVAKKLHIETANRHPDVIVNDVFEATVEDKLIGPVFVIDYPASMCPLTKRKRNDPAIAERFEMFVDGMEVANAYTELNDPRLQEELFRTQLQGLAEDDSMAKMDHDFVRALKVGMPPAGGMGIGIDRLIMLLTNTNSIRDVIFFPLLKPEQEK, from the coding sequence ATGTCCGAGACGCCAGATCGTTTGGAAGCCGCTCGTTTGGAAAAGCTCGCGAAAATCGAAGCACTGGGGCTTGATCCCTGGGGCCAACGGTTTGACGGCCATATTCCAATCGCCAAGGCGCGTGATTTGTGCCCGACCGAGAACGGCGTGGACGGTGATACGGTCCGCATTGCTGGCCGGATCATGAAGTGGCCGAAAACGGGCAAGCTGAACTTCCTGCACGTGCAGGACTACAGTGGCCGCATCCAGTTGATGCTGTCACAGAAGGACTCGACGCCCGAAACCTGGGCGCTCTTGGAATGTCTCGATCTCGGCGATCTGATCGGCGTCGAGGGCCGCGTCCGCGTCACGAACACAGGTGAAAAGACGGTCTTCGTGACCGAACTTGTCATCCTGTGCAAATCGCTGGCACAGCCGCCCGAGAAGTTTCACGGATTGCAGGATAAAGAGCAGTTGCTGCGTCAGCGGTATGTGGACCTGATCTACACCGAAGGGGTGCTGGATCGGATGTTCAAGCGACTGCGGATTATCGACTCGATCCGAAGTACGCTGCGCGGTGAAAGCTTTTACGAAGTGGAAACACCCGTGCTGCACGCGATCGCGGGTGGTGCGGCGGCGCGTCCATTTGTCACGCATCACAACGCACTCGACATTCCCCTGTTTCTGCGGATCGCGCTCGAACTGCATCTGAAGCGACTGATGGTCGGCGGGATCGAACGCGTGTACGAAATTGGTCGCGTCTTCCGGAACGAGGGTGTCGACAGTACTCACAATCCCGAATTCACGATGATCGAGCTGTATCAGGCATACGGCGACTACAACGCGATGATGGATCTGGCCGAGAAGTTGATCTCGCAAGCGGCGATCGCTGCGAACGGGACGGCCGTCGTGCCGTGGGGCGATAAGACAATCGATTTCACTCCACCGTTTCAACGAGCCAAGTACGGTGACCTGTTCCGTGAACACGCCGGTTGCGAGATGCACGACACGGCGGCCGTTGCTGAAGTCGCGAAGAAGCTGCATATCGAAACCGCGAACCGCCATCCAGACGTCATCGTCAACGACGTCTTTGAAGCGACTGTGGAAGACAAGCTGATCGGCCCCGTGTTCGTCATCGACTATCCTGCGTCGATGTGTCCGTTGACCAAACGCAAGCGAAATGATCCCGCCATTGCCGAACGGTTCGAGATGTTCGTCGACGGGATGGAAGTGGCGAACGCCTACACGGAATTGAACGACCCACGGCTGCAGGAAGAGTTGTTCCGGACGCAGCTTCAGGGGTTGGCCGAAGATGATTCGATGGCCAAGATGGATCACGATTTCGTACGAGCATTGAAGGTGGGGATGCCACCTGCCGGGGGCATGGGAATCGGGATCGACCGGTTGATCATGTTGCTGACGAATACAAACAGTATTCGTGACGTGATCTTCTTCCCCTTGCTGAAACCGGAACAAGAGAAGTAA
- a CDS encoding ABC transporter permease, which produces MYKLLLCQRYLRTRYIALASIISVTLGVATMIVVNSVMAGFGTEMRSRIQGILSDIIIITRSMNGEIDPEARKAEVRELVGDYITGVTATVEIHAILSYKYGGDWVPHPINLVGIDPESKSEVGPIVGYLQSYNSQEVDGVKLPPERSKDEPLGWELTPAAMAERVERARWYKDQELKREMMASGAAPAADPAAAGGDSLLDLEMPDEAPALGKLRKGRLFVGVGLATYTQVDPDTQKLKTYDMIKPGDDVKISTIQAGAPEPVHFEATIVDTFKTGMSEYDSTLVYCNLDHLQEVRKMIHTKEDGSTVGGFTSLQIKLKDYKDAPKVMDLLRTHFSADRYIVKTWEQQQGPLLAAVDVESSILNILLFLIITVAGFGILAIFFMIVVEKTRDIGILKALGASSSGVMSIFLTYGLLLGMVGAGAGVVFGLLFVHYINEIEAFVTLVTGREVFPEKIYYFKDIPTHVEPFTVVWVTVGAILIAVLASVLPARRAARLRPVQALRYE; this is translated from the coding sequence ATGTACAAACTGCTTCTCTGCCAGCGGTACCTGCGAACGCGGTATATCGCGTTGGCCAGTATTATCAGTGTGACGCTGGGCGTCGCCACGATGATCGTCGTCAATTCCGTCATGGCGGGATTCGGCACGGAAATGCGTAGCCGAATCCAGGGCATTTTGTCCGACATCATCATCATCACCCGTAGCATGAACGGCGAGATCGATCCCGAAGCCCGAAAGGCAGAGGTCCGCGAACTGGTGGGCGACTACATCACCGGCGTGACGGCGACGGTCGAGATCCATGCGATTCTGAGTTACAAGTACGGGGGGGACTGGGTCCCACATCCGATCAACCTGGTCGGAATCGACCCGGAATCGAAATCGGAAGTCGGGCCGATCGTCGGCTATCTGCAAAGTTATAACTCGCAAGAGGTTGATGGCGTCAAATTGCCGCCCGAGAGATCGAAAGATGAACCGCTGGGTTGGGAATTGACGCCGGCCGCCATGGCCGAGCGTGTCGAGCGAGCTCGCTGGTACAAAGACCAGGAACTGAAACGGGAAATGATGGCGAGCGGTGCTGCACCCGCTGCCGATCCGGCTGCGGCCGGTGGTGATTCGCTGCTCGATCTGGAGATGCCTGATGAGGCGCCGGCGCTCGGGAAGTTGCGAAAAGGGCGATTGTTTGTTGGCGTCGGACTGGCGACCTACACGCAGGTGGACCCCGACACGCAGAAGCTAAAAACGTACGACATGATCAAGCCTGGCGATGACGTGAAAATCAGCACGATCCAGGCGGGCGCCCCCGAACCTGTCCATTTCGAAGCGACGATCGTCGACACCTTCAAGACTGGAATGAGCGAATACGATTCGACGCTGGTCTACTGCAATCTGGATCATCTTCAAGAGGTTCGCAAGATGATTCACACCAAGGAAGACGGCAGTACCGTCGGTGGGTTCACCTCGCTGCAGATCAAGTTGAAGGATTACAAAGACGCACCGAAAGTGATGGATCTGCTGCGAACACACTTCTCGGCCGATCGCTACATCGTGAAAACCTGGGAACAGCAGCAGGGACCGTTGCTGGCGGCGGTCGATGTCGAATCGTCGATTCTGAACATCTTGTTGTTCCTCATCATCACGGTCGCGGGCTTCGGAATCCTCGCGATCTTTTTCATGATCGTGGTGGAAAAGACTCGCGATATCGGAATTTTGAAAGCCCTGGGGGCCAGTTCGTCGGGCGTCATGTCGATCTTCCTGACCTATGGACTGCTACTGGGCATGGTCGGGGCGGGGGCAGGGGTTGTCTTCGGGCTCTTGTTCGTGCATTACATCAACGAGATCGAAGCATTTGTGACGCTGGTGACCGGGCGAGAGGTCTTTCCCGAGAAGATTTACTACTTCAAAGATATTCCGACGCATGTCGAGCCATTCACGGTGGTCTGGGTCACCGTCGGCGCGATCCTGATTGCCGTCCTGGCCAGTGTTCTGCCCGCTCGTCGTGCCGCCCGGTTGCGGCCGGTACAGGCTCTCAGATACGAATAG
- a CDS encoding ABC transporter ATP-binding protein: protein MPQTHVAALAVQKSYRKGEHAVPVLHGVDISVRKGEFLSIIGQSGSGKSTLMHLIGLLDSPDLGEVQLEGERIDDLPARTRDELRNRVFGFVFQFYHLLPEMSLIENVLTPLMIRHSIWSYWARRREYHDRAKEMIDRVGLGHRLTHKPSELSGGEMQRAAIARALVARPEILLADEPTGNLDAKTGREIIDLIAQLNEKDRLTIIMVTHDKSIAAEAHRTVKLCEGRIESLTDAA from the coding sequence ATGCCTCAAACGCATGTGGCCGCCTTGGCGGTCCAGAAGTCGTACCGCAAAGGGGAACATGCCGTTCCCGTGCTGCACGGTGTCGATATCTCGGTGCGGAAAGGTGAATTTCTTTCCATCATCGGTCAGTCGGGATCGGGGAAGAGCACGCTGATGCACCTGATCGGCTTGCTCGATTCGCCGGATCTCGGTGAAGTGCAGCTCGAAGGCGAGCGGATCGACGACTTACCCGCGCGAACGCGAGACGAACTGCGAAACCGTGTCTTCGGATTCGTGTTTCAGTTCTATCACCTGCTGCCCGAAATGAGTCTGATCGAAAACGTGCTGACTCCCTTGATGATCCGTCATTCCATCTGGAGTTATTGGGCGCGACGACGTGAATACCACGACCGGGCAAAAGAGATGATCGACCGGGTTGGGTTGGGACATCGGCTGACTCACAAGCCGTCCGAACTGTCCGGCGGCGAGATGCAACGTGCGGCAATCGCCCGAGCCCTGGTCGCTCGCCCTGAAATCCTGCTGGCCGATGAACCGACCGGAAATCTGGACGCCAAAACCGGACGCGAAATCATTGACTTGATCGCCCAATTGAACGAGAAGGATCGGCTGACTATCATTATGGTTACGCACGATAAGTCCATCGCCGCGGAAGCGCATCGCACCGTGAAACTCTGCGAAGGACGAATCGAATCGCTGACCGATGCGGCCTGA
- the ilvE gene encoding branched-chain-amino-acid transaminase, whose protein sequence is MALKIFLGGKLVDEADAKISVFDHGLLYGDGVFEGIRVYGGRVFLHQKHIDRLFESAKAIRLTIPMTPKEVMSAVEATVKANQITDGYVRLVVTRGAGSLGLDIRKTSNPQVIVIADTITLYPPETYTKGMHLVTASTIRNHPGALSARIKSLNYLNNILARIEGTDAGMVEALMLNHKGEVAECTGDNIFIVKNRVLMTPGLDAGILEGLTRNAVIELAREGGYEVREMSLTRHDLYVADEMFLTGTAAEVVAVVSLDGRSIGSGQPGPVTKDLLERFQALTRSGV, encoded by the coding sequence ATGGCGCTCAAGATTTTTCTCGGTGGTAAGCTGGTCGACGAGGCCGACGCCAAGATCAGTGTGTTCGATCATGGTCTGCTGTACGGTGACGGCGTCTTCGAAGGAATTCGCGTCTACGGCGGCCGTGTCTTTCTGCACCAGAAACACATTGATCGGCTGTTTGAGAGCGCCAAGGCGATTCGTTTGACGATCCCGATGACGCCGAAAGAAGTCATGAGCGCGGTTGAGGCGACCGTTAAAGCCAATCAGATCACCGATGGATACGTTCGTCTGGTGGTGACTCGCGGTGCGGGCAGCCTGGGTCTCGATATTCGCAAGACAAGCAATCCTCAGGTGATTGTCATCGCGGATACGATCACCCTGTATCCGCCCGAGACCTACACCAAGGGGATGCATCTGGTCACGGCGAGCACGATTCGTAACCATCCGGGGGCACTTAGCGCTCGCATCAAGTCGCTGAACTATCTGAATAACATTCTCGCTCGCATCGAAGGGACCGATGCCGGAATGGTCGAAGCGTTGATGCTCAACCATAAAGGCGAAGTCGCGGAATGCACCGGCGACAACATCTTCATCGTGAAGAATCGTGTACTGATGACACCGGGGCTAGATGCGGGAATCCTCGAAGGGCTCACGCGAAATGCCGTGATCGAGCTGGCTCGCGAAGGCGGCTATGAAGTTCGCGAAATGTCGCTGACCCGTCACGACCTCTATGTGGCTGACGAAATGTTCCTGACCGGAACTGCTGCGGAAGTGGTGGCCGTGGTCAGCCTTGACGGTCGTTCGATCGGTTCCGGCCAACCCGGCCCCGTAACGAAGGATCTTCTCGAACGATTCCAGGCGTTGACGCGTTCGGGTGTCTAA
- a CDS encoding glycosyltransferase: protein MRRILFTTFGSYGDLNPYIAMARVFKANGDQVTIATHTHYREQVERVGIRFVPVKPGEEELGPPEVWTARANHPLTGSQFVVRSLVLPFLQDSYRTIKEIAPEHDLIVSHVLTFAGPIVAEELGIPWISTVLQPSVYFSAYDPPKLGFFNFLPRLKFLGPRFMGWLLGTLVKQTNPWFEPVARLRSQIGLPPSSKNPLIHGHSPYGCLALFSKEFAPAQPDWPPNLRQVGFPLYDEETSSELSADLQAFLDGGPAPVVFTLGSTIVTMETPYYEIAYKAVKALGLRAVFLVGKTPHRIPPAAVSDPQILISPYEPFSHLFPKAAAIVHQCGVGTTAQALTSGRPQVMVPFAHDQPDNAQRVATLGCGVTISSRRLTTPRLIAALKEVLQEPSFAERARHVGTRLQAEDFGHNLRGAIEEFLSGL, encoded by the coding sequence ATGCGCCGAATTTTATTCACGACGTTTGGTTCCTACGGCGATCTCAACCCGTATATCGCGATGGCTCGAGTGTTCAAGGCCAACGGTGACCAGGTCACGATCGCGACGCACACACATTATCGCGAGCAGGTCGAGCGGGTCGGAATTCGCTTTGTGCCCGTCAAACCTGGTGAGGAAGAACTGGGGCCACCCGAAGTCTGGACGGCCCGAGCCAATCATCCTCTGACCGGCAGTCAGTTCGTGGTTCGATCACTTGTCCTGCCTTTTCTGCAGGACAGTTACCGGACGATCAAAGAGATCGCACCCGAACACGACCTGATCGTTTCGCATGTCCTCACTTTCGCGGGACCGATTGTCGCGGAAGAGCTGGGAATTCCGTGGATTTCCACCGTACTGCAGCCTTCCGTCTACTTTTCGGCCTACGACCCACCCAAGCTGGGATTCTTCAACTTCCTGCCGCGACTGAAATTTCTGGGGCCGCGATTCATGGGTTGGCTGCTAGGAACCCTGGTCAAGCAGACCAATCCCTGGTTTGAACCGGTCGCACGACTTCGTTCACAAATCGGTTTGCCACCATCGTCGAAGAATCCGTTGATTCATGGCCACTCGCCGTACGGCTGCCTGGCGCTATTTTCGAAAGAGTTCGCACCGGCACAACCCGATTGGCCCCCCAATCTCCGGCAAGTCGGGTTTCCGCTTTACGACGAAGAGACCTCCAGCGAGCTATCCGCGGATCTGCAAGCGTTCCTTGACGGCGGCCCGGCTCCCGTCGTCTTCACGCTGGGGAGCACGATCGTCACGATGGAAACGCCTTACTACGAAATTGCGTACAAGGCCGTTAAGGCGTTGGGGCTTCGTGCGGTGTTTCTTGTGGGAAAGACACCCCACCGGATTCCCCCCGCTGCGGTCTCTGATCCGCAAATCCTGATCTCGCCGTACGAGCCCTTTTCCCATCTGTTTCCCAAGGCCGCGGCCATCGTTCATCAATGCGGAGTGGGAACAACTGCACAGGCACTTACTTCCGGCCGCCCCCAGGTTATGGTTCCCTTTGCCCATGACCAGCCGGACAACGCACAGCGCGTCGCGACGTTGGGTTGCGGCGTCACCATCTCATCCCGGCGACTGACCACCCCGCGCCTGATCGCGGCTTTGAAGGAAGTACTTCAAGAGCCTTCGTTCGCAGAACGAGCGCGTCATGTCGGCACCCGGCTTCAAGCCGAAGATTTCGGTCACAACCTGCGGGGGGCCATCGAGGAATTCCTGTCAGGCCTCTAG
- a CDS encoding sigma-54-dependent transcriptional regulator — protein sequence MTAASTQKLRVLFVDDEPAIRDVMKLELPRMGHDVVMCEDGYAALKALDKQPFDAAIVDLRMPGLSGWDVIEHIKRVSPETEVIISTGHGDIDAAIQAVRSGAYDFLRKPCKLVEISAALKRVAEKRMLTNKTIALESRLKAVEGSPDLIGHSAPMLMVKKLCEKIAPTDSSVLIQGETGTGKELVARRIHDLSPRANMPFVPVNCGALAEHLVESELFGHGKGAYTGAEKSRKGLIEVANGGTLFLDEFGELDKGMQVKLLRFLESGEVRRVGENDAFHVDVRVVCATNRHLQKMVADGVFREDLYFRINTFEIALPALRERKDDIPELARTLIARYLKRRDVPDTMLSPETVAVLKNYDWPGNVRELANALERATIMCDGTTIRPEDLPSHLLRNIDVTSIKTPAVAVSSTPKTLREIEMELIYKALDKFNGDKPKAAAELGIALKTLYNKLNADQTKAAG from the coding sequence TTGACAGCTGCCTCGACTCAAAAGTTGCGAGTGTTGTTCGTCGATGACGAACCGGCGATTCGCGACGTTATGAAACTCGAACTTCCGCGCATGGGACATGATGTCGTCATGTGTGAAGATGGCTATGCCGCTCTCAAGGCATTAGACAAACAACCGTTCGACGCTGCGATCGTCGACCTGCGCATGCCAGGCTTAAGCGGTTGGGACGTCATCGAACATATCAAACGGGTCTCACCCGAGACCGAAGTGATTATCAGTACCGGTCACGGCGATATCGATGCCGCGATTCAGGCTGTTCGTAGTGGTGCGTACGATTTTCTCCGCAAGCCGTGCAAGCTGGTTGAAATCTCGGCGGCACTAAAACGCGTCGCGGAAAAGCGGATGCTGACCAACAAGACGATCGCGCTGGAAAGCCGCCTGAAGGCGGTGGAAGGGTCACCCGATCTGATCGGGCACTCGGCGCCGATGCTGATGGTCAAAAAGCTTTGCGAAAAAATCGCGCCGACAGATTCGAGCGTCTTGATTCAGGGTGAAACCGGGACGGGTAAGGAACTGGTGGCCCGCCGAATCCATGACCTGAGTCCGCGAGCCAACATGCCGTTTGTGCCTGTGAACTGTGGGGCACTCGCCGAGCATCTGGTCGAAAGCGAACTGTTCGGTCACGGCAAGGGAGCCTACACCGGCGCCGAAAAGTCGCGCAAAGGCCTGATTGAAGTGGCCAACGGCGGAACACTGTTCCTCGACGAATTCGGCGAACTCGACAAGGGAATGCAGGTCAAGCTGCTGCGGTTCCTCGAATCGGGTGAAGTTCGCCGCGTGGGTGAGAACGATGCGTTTCATGTCGATGTGCGCGTCGTGTGTGCCACCAACCGGCACCTGCAAAAGATGGTGGCCGATGGCGTGTTCCGCGAAGATTTGTACTTCCGCATCAATACGTTCGAAATCGCCTTGCCCGCACTCCGCGAACGAAAAGATGACATCCCGGAATTGGCCCGGACGCTGATCGCTCGATACCTCAAGCGACGTGATGTCCCTGACACGATGCTGTCTCCCGAGACGGTCGCGGTACTCAAAAATTACGACTGGCCTGGGAATGTTCGTGAGCTGGCCAATGCGCTCGAGCGTGCGACAATCATGTGCGATGGCACCACGATTCGACCCGAGGATCTGCCGTCGCACCTGCTGCGCAATATCGATGTCACGTCGATCAAGACGCCCGCTGTCGCGGTATCGTCGACGCCTAAGACTCTGCGTGAAATCGAAATGGAACTGATCTACAAGGCGCTCGACAAGTTCAACGGCGACAAGCCAAAGGCCGCCGCGGAACTGGGGATCGCTCTGAAGACACTCTACAACAAGCTGAACGCCGACCAGACCAAGGCGGCTGGCTAA